Proteins from a single region of Thermococcus alcaliphilus:
- a CDS encoding antibiotic biosynthesis monooxygenase, whose translation MAIMRLWHGRVPREKGDAYERFLIERAVPDYSSVDGLLKLYFTRRDEEKEIHFLLVTIWDSWDSIKKFAGENPELAKYYPEDDEFLLEKEKYVQHYEIFYEK comes from the coding sequence ATGGCAATCATGAGGCTATGGCACGGGCGCGTGCCGAGGGAGAAAGGAGATGCCTACGAGCGCTTTTTGATAGAGCGGGCAGTTCCAGATTACAGTTCTGTTGATGGACTTTTGAAGCTCTACTTCACGAGGAGGGACGAGGAGAAAGAGATTCACTTCTTGCTCGTGACGATATGGGATTCATGGGACTCCATCAAGAAGTTCGCGGGTGAAAACCCTGAGCTGGCCAAATACTATCCCGAGGACGACGAGTTCCTTCTGGAGAAAGAGAAGTACGTCCAGCACTATGAAATCTTCTATGAAAAGTAA
- a CDS encoding TrmB family transcriptional regulator has product MIDEKLVENLKRLGLKDYEARVYAALVLLGPSKASEVARESGVPRPKVYEVLKELHRKGFVDLSEGKPAFFRAVEPEKVIGALRDEYIKSAEEAIISLKSGGKREKEWYPVWYLQGEWNIRGKAEELIEGAQREVMAAFVDRRFSRKLARALRNARGRGVEVTVLLLGGKRPKYLEGMRVEVVDQRRLQRKEDLRDIFINLMFEGPYAVKALLILDSRESLMIYEEKGVLKGILVTIPFIPTFQRAALLYLIDEAGV; this is encoded by the coding sequence ATGATAGACGAAAAACTCGTTGAAAATCTCAAGCGTCTTGGCCTTAAGGACTACGAGGCGAGGGTTTACGCCGCTTTGGTGCTCCTCGGCCCCTCAAAGGCAAGCGAAGTGGCAAGGGAGAGCGGCGTTCCAAGGCCGAAGGTCTACGAGGTGCTGAAAGAGCTTCACAGGAAGGGCTTTGTTGACCTCAGTGAGGGGAAGCCGGCCTTCTTCCGCGCGGTGGAGCCGGAAAAGGTCATAGGTGCACTCAGGGACGAGTACATAAAGTCGGCCGAGGAGGCGATAATCTCCCTCAAGAGCGGGGGGAAGCGGGAGAAGGAGTGGTATCCCGTGTGGTACCTCCAGGGGGAGTGGAACATCCGCGGGAAGGCCGAGGAACTCATCGAGGGGGCACAAAGGGAGGTCATGGCGGCCTTTGTGGACAGGCGCTTTTCCAGGAAGCTGGCGAGGGCTTTAAGGAACGCCCGCGGGAGAGGGGTTGAGGTTACCGTCCTTCTCCTCGGAGGAAAGAGGCCGAAGTACCTTGAGGGAATGAGGGTTGAGGTCGTTGACCAAAGAAGGCTCCAGAGGAAGGAGGATCTCAGGGACATCTTCATAAACTTGATGTTTGAAGGTCCCTACGCCGTCAAAGCCCTTCTCATCCTCGATTCCAGGGAGTCCCTTATGATATACGAGGAGAAGGGCGTCCTAAAGGGCATCCTCGTGACGATACCCTTCATCCCGACCTTCCAGAGGGCGGCGTTGCTTTACCTCATAGACGAGGCTGGAGTTTGA
- a CDS encoding PEP/pyruvate-binding domain-containing protein, with amino-acid sequence MEYVKVLSELQKADIGLAGGKGASLGELVRAGLPVPEGFVVTTKAYDAFLKINGLDGIIREALKENPPNGKRIREAFLRAKIPREVAEEIVSTYREMNLGSVAVRSSATAEDLPGAAFAGQHETFLNVKGEEELLKAVKGCWASLWSDRAIEYREKMGIPHETVKMAVVVQRMVNAEVSGVMFTANPVTGRIDEVVINASPGLGEAIVSGTVTPDHYVLRKTRFGWKVVEKRPGMRGISKRGREFVLSEKDLKRLASLGLKIQEHFGRPQDIEWAIEGGKIFILQARPITTLPEPLPEMGRLAKTLIRTLAEIVPERPLPMDLEWIRALFSNAVGRVARYFGLGVPAIDEIFIVEDGIPVKVNPGFSVRPRPGILLAPFKAIRLALKYKPSAWESDPLLREYLSRLEKIKATADEVSSREEIKSAIEGLLDNLSLIGELRKRYLPGILLSYLKVRLMLKLARRDSYSHQLLFTCVETKVIETNRELEGLAEFVRETPELRELFENHEPEEILKLLPGIPAGAEFLEKFRGFLEKYGHREAAGSAMLSHGTWSERPEIVIGIIKGLLSAGSMEKKPCRFEKALEGVLSSSFLGKRPFRGSFVRSLENARVLHKLREDTRFYAMASIPVMKKLLRMAGELLVGEGALEEPADVFYLTVDELDEEPEVIAEKVKRRKKRWEELRDVPFIDPRLLLETREVAENALVVGIPGSPGIAEGTVKVIRGPHEFHKLRKGDVLVAPYTTPAWTPLFKLASAVVVDTGGPLSHAAIVAREYGIPAVMGTGNATKVLKDGMRVKVDGTRGLVFPAEV; translated from the coding sequence ATGGAGTACGTTAAAGTCCTCAGCGAGCTTCAAAAGGCCGATATTGGTCTGGCTGGTGGGAAAGGAGCATCTCTGGGGGAGTTGGTGAGAGCCGGCCTTCCAGTGCCAGAGGGTTTTGTGGTCACGACTAAGGCCTACGACGCTTTTCTCAAAATCAACGGACTGGATGGAATAATCCGCGAAGCTCTAAAAGAGAACCCGCCCAACGGGAAAAGAATAAGGGAAGCGTTTTTGAGGGCCAAAATTCCCCGTGAGGTGGCTGAGGAGATAGTGAGTACCTACCGTGAGATGAATCTTGGGAGTGTTGCAGTCCGCTCTTCGGCCACTGCCGAAGACCTTCCGGGTGCAGCATTTGCAGGCCAGCACGAGACTTTTCTCAACGTGAAAGGGGAGGAAGAGCTTCTTAAGGCAGTGAAGGGGTGCTGGGCATCACTGTGGAGTGATAGGGCGATAGAGTACCGTGAGAAGATGGGAATACCCCACGAAACCGTGAAGATGGCCGTCGTCGTCCAGAGAATGGTAAACGCCGAGGTTTCCGGTGTCATGTTCACCGCAAATCCCGTGACGGGAAGGATAGACGAGGTCGTTATAAACGCGAGCCCCGGTCTTGGTGAGGCTATCGTATCCGGAACCGTAACACCTGACCACTACGTCCTCAGAAAGACCCGCTTTGGGTGGAAAGTGGTCGAAAAGCGGCCCGGAATGAGGGGAATTTCGAAAAGAGGGCGAGAATTCGTGCTCTCTGAAAAAGACCTTAAGAGGCTCGCTTCCCTCGGTCTCAAGATTCAGGAGCACTTCGGAAGGCCCCAGGACATCGAGTGGGCCATCGAAGGAGGAAAAATCTTCATCCTCCAGGCCCGTCCCATAACAACCCTCCCAGAACCGCTTCCGGAGATGGGAAGACTTGCAAAAACCTTGATAAGGACGCTCGCCGAGATAGTGCCGGAGAGGCCCCTCCCAATGGACCTCGAGTGGATAAGGGCCCTCTTCTCGAATGCCGTTGGCAGGGTGGCGAGGTACTTCGGTCTCGGAGTCCCGGCTATCGACGAGATATTTATCGTGGAGGACGGGATTCCCGTGAAGGTTAACCCGGGCTTTTCCGTGAGGCCGAGGCCAGGGATTCTCTTGGCCCCGTTTAAAGCTATTCGCCTGGCGCTGAAGTACAAACCCTCTGCCTGGGAAAGCGATCCCTTGCTTAGGGAGTACCTCTCTAGGTTGGAAAAAATAAAAGCAACTGCCGATGAAGTCTCGAGCAGAGAGGAGATAAAATCGGCTATCGAAGGTCTTCTCGATAACCTTTCCCTCATCGGCGAGCTCAGGAAGAGATACCTGCCGGGGATCCTGCTCTCCTACCTGAAGGTTCGCCTTATGCTTAAGCTCGCCCGCAGGGATTCTTATTCCCATCAGCTCTTATTTACCTGCGTTGAGACCAAGGTGATCGAGACCAACAGGGAGCTTGAAGGGCTGGCGGAATTCGTGAGAGAAACGCCAGAGCTGAGGGAGCTCTTTGAGAATCATGAACCGGAAGAGATCCTCAAGCTTCTCCCGGGAATTCCCGCTGGCGCTGAGTTTTTGGAGAAGTTCCGCGGGTTCCTCGAAAAGTACGGCCACAGGGAAGCGGCTGGCTCCGCAATGCTCTCGCACGGCACGTGGAGCGAGAGGCCCGAGATAGTTATTGGCATAATCAAGGGACTGTTGTCGGCTGGATCGATGGAAAAGAAACCTTGCAGGTTTGAGAAAGCCCTTGAGGGAGTCCTGTCCAGCTCATTTCTCGGAAAACGTCCCTTCAGGGGTTCCTTCGTCAGGAGCCTCGAAAACGCCCGCGTTCTGCACAAGCTCCGCGAGGACACGAGGTTCTACGCAATGGCATCAATCCCGGTCATGAAGAAGCTCCTTAGAATGGCAGGGGAGCTTCTTGTAGGGGAGGGGGCGCTGGAGGAGCCAGCGGACGTCTTTTACCTGACGGTTGATGAGCTCGATGAAGAACCGGAGGTCATAGCGGAGAAGGTTAAAAGGAGAAAGAAACGGTGGGAGGAGCTTAGGGACGTTCCCTTCATAGACCCGAGGCTTCTTCTTGAGACGAGGGAAGTGGCCGAAAACGCCCTGGTCGTGGGAATCCCGGGAAGTCCGGGGATAGCTGAGGGGACTGTGAAGGTCATAAGGGGCCCGCATGAGTTCCACAAGCTCAGGAAGGGCGATGTACTCGTGGCGCCTTACACCACACCCGCATGGACGCCGCTGTTCAAGCTTGCGAGTGCCGTGGTTGTAGATACCGGAGGTCCTCTTTCCCACGCGGCGATAGTGGCTAGGGAATACGGCATCCCCGCTGTAATGGGCACTGGAAACGCAACTAAGGTTCTCAAGGACGGGATGAGGGTTAAGGTTGACGGGACTAGGGGACTCGTCTTTCCCGCGGAGGTGTAG
- the scpB gene encoding SMC-Scp complex subunit ScpB: MGLIEDKALVEAALFVAGRPLSLKELSKALGIKSLDYLEKLIELIAAEYAERKSAIEVVRVLGDKYVMQVKQEYSQRVIHLMPRPDLRTGELKTLALIAYLQPIEQSKLVKLRGSQAYEHIKRLLEMGLIYAEPYERTKILGTTQKFAELYGFPENDPLIIKEAFKKVVHAEYSDLIAKIEKQQEEKNVE, encoded by the coding sequence ATGGGATTAATAGAGGATAAGGCCTTGGTGGAGGCTGCCCTGTTTGTTGCGGGACGACCTTTAAGCCTTAAAGAGCTATCTAAAGCCCTTGGAATTAAATCCCTCGACTATCTTGAAAAGCTTATTGAACTTATAGCGGCTGAATATGCCGAGAGGAAAAGTGCCATAGAAGTTGTAAGGGTTCTCGGTGATAAATATGTGATGCAGGTTAAACAAGAATACTCCCAAAGGGTTATTCACCTCATGCCAAGGCCAGATCTGAGAACTGGAGAGCTCAAAACTCTTGCTTTGATAGCTTATCTACAGCCAATAGAGCAGAGCAAACTGGTAAAGCTCAGGGGAAGCCAAGCCTATGAACACATAAAACGCCTGTTAGAAATGGGTCTTATCTATGCAGAGCCGTATGAGAGGACTAAAATCCTTGGAACAACCCAGAAGTTTGCAGAGCTTTATGGATTCCCAGAAAACGACCCCTTGATAATAAAGGAAGCCTTCAAAAAGGTTGTTCATGCCGAATATTCCGACTTAATAGCAAAAATAGAGAAGCAACAAGAAGAGAAAAACGTGGAGTAG
- a CDS encoding 4Fe-4S dicluster domain-containing protein, with product MSLKAKLARKFVYAVFPDVRRYTSIKPAFENSPNSPEGRLVPEVVALYGKPGVHILKMVLVLPYLVGTAYYARKSVTSVRKNPGNGKKTAPPEFFEELESYAKSLGVLKVGYTKLTPELVFSNRAVLFENAIVLIGEMRKGEIAKAPGIRAGIEVWRTYYRLTRAAYKIAEFLRERGYNAQPDPAVGGSTNFPLLAQKAGLGHIGKHGLLITPENGPSVRIGAVYTDLELPYTDERVWEYEWIPDFCDRCNACVRACPAQAIYITPKRENSREVHIDYKKCAVVFSRTLGCSVCVKECTFTKGSYGKIKGAYEKIAKKEKELGK from the coding sequence ATGAGCCTCAAGGCCAAGCTCGCGAGGAAGTTCGTCTACGCGGTCTTCCCGGACGTGAGGAGGTACACAAGCATTAAGCCGGCCTTTGAGAATTCCCCTAACTCTCCAGAGGGTCGGCTGGTGCCCGAGGTGGTTGCGTTATACGGAAAGCCCGGAGTGCATATCCTCAAGATGGTACTCGTTCTTCCATACCTTGTGGGCACGGCTTACTACGCCCGAAAGAGCGTGACGAGCGTACGGAAGAACCCGGGAAATGGCAAAAAGACCGCCCCGCCGGAGTTCTTCGAGGAGCTTGAGAGCTATGCAAAATCACTCGGCGTTCTGAAGGTCGGCTACACGAAACTTACTCCGGAGCTGGTCTTCTCCAACAGGGCTGTGCTCTTCGAGAACGCGATAGTGCTCATAGGTGAGATGAGAAAGGGGGAGATAGCGAAGGCGCCCGGCATTAGAGCCGGAATCGAGGTGTGGAGAACCTACTACCGCTTAACCCGGGCGGCCTACAAGATAGCGGAGTTTTTAAGGGAGAGGGGCTACAACGCCCAGCCCGACCCGGCAGTTGGCGGGAGCACGAACTTTCCGCTTCTGGCCCAGAAAGCTGGTCTCGGCCACATAGGCAAGCACGGGCTTTTGATAACCCCTGAAAACGGGCCGAGCGTGAGGATAGGGGCCGTTTACACCGATCTGGAGCTTCCCTACACCGACGAGCGCGTTTGGGAATACGAGTGGATTCCGGACTTCTGCGACCGTTGCAACGCGTGCGTTAGGGCCTGCCCTGCCCAGGCGATATACATCACGCCGAAGAGGGAAAACAGCCGGGAGGTGCACATAGACTACAAAAAGTGTGCCGTCGTCTTCTCAAGAACCCTCGGCTGCTCTGTCTGTGTAAAGGAGTGCACTTTCACGAAGGGGAGCTATGGGAAAATAAAGGGAGCCTACGAAAAGATTGCCAAAAAAGAAAAAGAGCTTGGAAAATGA
- a CDS encoding MFS transporter produces MEFDESYVRRATPLLAFTTLIVLYAEAMLIPSIPRIQAEFGVTPAEASWILAVYFLSGTIFAMVFGRLGDVYGRKKLLITALSFFTLAVLFNAFVPSFHAFIAFRALQGVGMATAPLAYALVREQFPREKAPFAQGLISAMNGLGLIIALPLGGFIAEHYGWRVTFWSVFPFSLILIFLIAVTIRESRAGKAEKEFDWPGAALFALSASSLLILISNGPQWGIKSEKTVLTALTFILSSVALIMHERRSEVPLIPLSISDRNISSSLIAAFLAAVAFQVIFLTLTYLFQSPKPYGYGVESSRAGSLMIPMVVAYMLSAPLGGKLVVRVGAKVMGIAGGAVASIAYLILALSSHMGLGVVLALIAAGASGMALLNVAVINTLTFSAPREVLGASTGLFTTFRSVGSSLGPSIGGAVLSALSLPMAFKVNFLLVASSFALATSLFLSVREVVKG; encoded by the coding sequence ATGGAGTTCGATGAGAGCTACGTGAGAAGGGCAACACCTCTACTAGCTTTTACGACCCTCATAGTCCTCTACGCTGAGGCAATGCTCATCCCCAGCATACCGCGCATCCAGGCGGAGTTTGGAGTAACGCCCGCCGAGGCTTCGTGGATACTCGCGGTTTACTTTCTATCAGGGACGATCTTTGCCATGGTCTTCGGAAGGCTCGGTGATGTATACGGCAGGAAAAAGCTCCTCATCACCGCATTATCCTTCTTTACCCTGGCCGTTTTATTCAACGCCTTTGTCCCAAGCTTCCACGCCTTCATAGCCTTTCGCGCCCTTCAGGGGGTCGGAATGGCCACCGCTCCACTCGCATACGCCCTCGTTAGGGAGCAGTTCCCCAGGGAAAAGGCACCCTTTGCCCAGGGCCTGATTTCGGCGATGAACGGCCTTGGCCTCATAATAGCGCTCCCCCTCGGCGGTTTCATAGCGGAGCACTACGGATGGAGAGTGACTTTCTGGAGTGTGTTTCCATTCTCCCTAATCCTGATCTTCTTGATAGCCGTTACCATCAGGGAAAGCCGTGCAGGTAAAGCCGAAAAAGAATTTGACTGGCCGGGAGCGGCGCTTTTTGCACTCTCTGCCTCTTCGCTTCTCATCCTCATCTCAAACGGCCCACAATGGGGAATAAAAAGTGAAAAAACGGTCCTTACTGCCCTGACTTTCATTCTCTCATCCGTTGCCCTCATAATGCATGAGAGGAGGAGCGAGGTCCCTCTCATTCCACTCTCAATATCGGACAGGAACATCTCGTCCTCCCTGATTGCGGCTTTTCTGGCGGCGGTGGCGTTCCAGGTCATATTCCTGACCCTGACGTACCTTTTCCAATCTCCGAAACCCTACGGCTACGGGGTGGAGAGCTCCAGGGCCGGTTCGCTCATGATTCCGATGGTAGTGGCGTATATGCTCTCAGCTCCCCTTGGGGGAAAGCTCGTGGTAAGGGTTGGGGCTAAAGTTATGGGTATCGCTGGAGGTGCCGTTGCATCCATAGCCTACCTGATTTTGGCGCTGAGCTCTCATATGGGTCTTGGTGTTGTTTTAGCCCTGATAGCGGCCGGTGCTTCGGGAATGGCACTCCTCAACGTGGCGGTCATCAATACCCTCACCTTCTCAGCCCCAAGGGAGGTTTTAGGTGCATCCACCGGGCTTTTTACAACCTTCAGGAGCGTTGGTTCTTCCCTTGGACCCTCCATCGGGGGAGCCGTGCTTTCAGCACTTTCACTCCCCATGGCGTTCAAGGTCAACTTCCTGCTCGTTGCGTCGTCCTTCGCCCTTGCCACCTCCCTCTTCCTCAGCGTTCGCGAGGTTGTTAAAGGATAA
- a CDS encoding OB-fold nucleic acid binding domain-containing protein, whose translation MTVITKEEIVDRIRKKTGMSLKEIERKIKEIAQTNEISEHAAALLLAEQLGVETEEEEPALIHIADLVPGMRNINVVGRVLRKYPVREYTKRDGSTGRVAALLIYDNTGRARVVLWDSEIAKYYNEIQPGTVIKIINADVRESLRGLPELHVNFRSRVIINPEDPRVKEIPPIEEVRSYNYTRKNIGDLMGGEKFVEVRGTIAKLYRVIAYDACPQCRRKVDYDPATETWVCIEHGEVKPIKATILDFGLDDSTGYIRVTLFGDDVVEILGAEPEDISEKLKELVNTGLTMREAGRKLAEEEFYHVLGKEIIVRGNVVEDRFLGLILKASSWDEVEYEREIERVRRELLKEVE comes from the coding sequence ATGACGGTTATAACGAAAGAGGAGATTGTGGATAGGATAAGGAAAAAAACGGGTATGAGTCTAAAGGAAATAGAGCGTAAAATCAAGGAGATAGCTCAGACTAATGAAATCTCTGAACACGCAGCCGCACTTCTTTTGGCAGAACAGCTTGGAGTAGAAACCGAGGAGGAAGAGCCTGCTCTGATCCATATTGCCGATTTAGTTCCTGGAATGAGGAACATAAACGTAGTTGGTAGGGTTTTGCGCAAGTATCCTGTTAGAGAATACACTAAGAGGGATGGCTCAACAGGAAGGGTTGCTGCTCTTTTAATCTACGACAACACTGGAAGGGCAAGGGTTGTTTTGTGGGATTCTGAGATCGCAAAGTATTATAATGAGATCCAGCCCGGTACAGTGATCAAAATTATAAATGCGGATGTGAGAGAAAGTCTTAGAGGCCTTCCAGAGCTTCATGTTAACTTCAGGAGCAGAGTTATAATAAATCCCGAAGATCCAAGGGTTAAGGAAATCCCACCAATTGAGGAGGTTAGGAGCTACAACTACACGAGAAAAAACATAGGGGACTTGATGGGTGGAGAAAAGTTCGTTGAAGTTAGGGGTACAATAGCGAAGCTTTACAGGGTTATAGCATACGATGCATGTCCTCAGTGCAGGAGAAAAGTTGACTATGATCCGGCAACGGAGACATGGGTGTGTATAGAGCACGGTGAGGTTAAACCTATAAAAGCCACCATACTGGACTTTGGTCTCGATGACTCGACAGGCTACATAAGGGTTACCCTCTTTGGAGACGATGTAGTGGAGATTCTCGGAGCTGAGCCGGAAGATATTAGCGAGAAGCTTAAAGAGCTTGTAAATACTGGCTTAACTATGAGGGAAGCCGGAAGAAAGCTTGCAGAAGAAGAGTTCTACCATGTTCTCGGAAAAGAGATAATCGTCAGGGGAAACGTCGTTGAGGACAGATTCTTGGGGCTTATATTGAAAGCATCCTCATGGGATGAGGTTGAGTATGAAAGAGAAATTGAAAGAGTCAGGAGAGAGCTCTTGAAGGAGGTAGAGTGA